The DNA window AAGTTGATCAGGGGAGATCGGACAAAATTATCTAGAAAAAAGAAGGGCGGTGGAGTTTGCGTGTACGTCAACGGAAAGTGGTGTCATCCTAACAATGTCCATGTCAAAGTGCGTTCTTGTACACCTAATGTCGAAACTCTGACTCTCAGTCTAAGACCTTACTACTTACCAAGGGAATTTACACAAGTTCTTCTTACCACTGTTTATGTTCCACCGAGTGCCAATGCTAATTCTGCGGTAGATGAGATCAGCAATATCATTCATGATTTAGATACATCACCGTCATCAGACCCAGATGCTATTCATGTAATTAATGGTGATTTTAATCATTCTTCATTGAAAACGTCAAACAACAGTTATTATCAACATGTTAGCTGTTCAACACGGAAAGATAAAACTCTAGACTTATGCTACACAAATATCCGTGATACCCACAAATCTCATCAACTCGCTCTATTGGGTCGGTCAGATCACAACCTGGTACATCTTATTTCTAAATACCGCCCTATTGTCCAAAGAGAACCTGTAAAGACTATTAGCATACAACACTGGACACCAGATGTGATTCAGGACTTACGTGAATCTTTACAATGCACAAACTGGGATATGTTCGTAAATACCATCACTTCAGTAAATGAACTTGTCGAAACAATTGGAGCATATATCAATTTCTGTATTGAAACTGTGGTGCCGACCAAAATagtcaaaatatttccaaataatAAACAATGGATTACTACAAAAGTGAAAGAACTTATCAACAGAAAAAAAGGTATCTTCGCACTGAAGAATAAAGACCAACTGAGGGAAGTGCAGAAAGAAATAAAACGTGTCATAAAGATTGAGAAGGAGAAATATAAGCGGAAAGTAGAGGAAAAGTTTATTGGAAATGATATGAGACGTGTGTGGGCTTCAATGAAACTAATGAATGGTTATACCAGGAAAAACAGTAATTTGAACTCTTCTGTACCAAAGACATCAATTGACTATGTGAACGATCTCAATTGTTTCTATAATAGGTTTGACTGTCATGATTTTAGTCAAGAACTTACAGACTTGAAGACTATATGTAATAATTGTGCAAACACTGATGAATCGGTTTTTATCACCACAGAAGAAGAAGTCAGGCAACTGTTTCTAAAAGTAAACCCAAACAAAACTGTAGGCCCGGACCTAATTCCGCCCCGTATATTGAAAGTATGTGCCCACCAGTTAGCCAGTATTTATAGCGTgatttttaatatgtatttcaaaagtATGTCTGTTCCTTCCATCTGGAAGAGGTCCTGTATTGTCCCAGTCCCTAAGAAGAGCACTTTGACGTGCATGAATGACCTCCTGTTGCTCTCACGTCAGCTCTTATGAAGGTGTGCGAACGCATTGCCCTTAAACAACTGAATTCCTTGGTGTCAAATTTCACAGATCCTCTACAGTTTGCATACAGACAAAACAGAAGTACTGATGATGCTATCCTATTTGCATTGCATAAGATCTATTCACATTTAGATAAGGCAGGTAACTCAGTCCATATAATgttttttgatttttcaagcgCATTCAATACCATTCAACCACATCTGTTGGGTAGGAAATTAATGCGAATGAATATACCAGCTTCTATGATTACATGGGTTATCGATTATCTCACGAATTGGGCCCAATATGTTAGATTTCATTCACTGACATCAAATGATATTAATTCAAGTACAGGAGCCCCACAGGTTACAGTATTGGCACCTTTTCTGTTCACACTATACACAGCCGATCATAGATCTTCAGTGCAAACATGCCCTCTAATCAAATTTGCTGATGACTCTGCCATGATTGGGTTactagatgatgatgatgatgatgatgatgatgatgatgatgatgatgatgatgatgatgacgacgatgatcatgatgatgatgatgatgatgatgatgatgatgatgatgatgatgatgatgatgatgatgatgacgacgatgatgatgatgatgatgatgatgatgatgatgacatcaACTACCTTCATCAAATTGATCGTTTTGTTGAATATTGTGACCAAAACCACCTAATATTAAATGTTGCTAAGACCAAGGAAATGGTAATTGATTTTCGCAAAAGCCGGGGTGATTCCAGCTTAGTCTCGATTAAGGGTGTTGAGGTAGCCAGAGTTGACAATTATCAGTACTTGGGGCTTGGCTTAGACTGTAAACTAAATTGGCAACACCATATTGATATTCTTTCCAAGAAGCTTAACTCTAGGTTGTACTGTTTGAGAAAGTTGCtgtcttttaattttaatcagGATATACTTTCATTGTTTTATGGAGCTGTCATAAATAGTGTTATAATAAGTTACTGCATTGTTTGCTGGGGTGGAAATATTACACAAGCAAATGGCAGACAAAGTGTTGCGCATAATGAGGGACGAAACAAACCCACTAAGACAGGAAATCAATGTCAGGAGAATTGATAGGAGTGGTAGATTTAGACAGTTAGCTACTCGTACTACCCGTTATCATAATTCATTTATACCTCAAGCCATCACACTCCTTAACAAAACTTTTAATAGAAACTAATGTATCGGtctgtattgttaatgtatttatatttcttttaatcgctacacatattgttttagattatgttattcataacaatactgtatgtacattttattgtttttaataaTCTTTCGTAGCAGATAACTCAATTACCCTAAAAGGGACTCAAtaaagttttatcttatcttatcttatcttatattCAATCTATCTGATACTGTCTGTGGTCgatatattcaatgtatttgacattgtcaGTGGTCGATATAGTCAATGTATTTGATACTGTCAGTGGTCGATATATTCAACGTATTTGATGGACATTGTGGTCgatatattcaatgtatttgaTGGACATCGTCTGTGGTCGATATGTTCAATGTATTTGATGGACATTTTTAGTGGTCGATATAGTCAATGTATTTGATACTGTCTGTGTTCgatatattcaatgtatttgaTACTGTCTGTGGTCgatatattcaatgtatttgaTAGTCAGTGGTCgatatattcaatgtatttgaTGGACATCGTCTGTGGTCgatatattcaatgtatttgaTGGACATCGTCTGTGGTCgatatattcaatgtatttgaTGGACATTGTCAGTTGTCgatatattcaatgtatttgaTGGACATTGTCAGTTTTCGATATAGTCAATGTATTTGATACTGTCTGTGGTCgatatattcaatgtatttgaTAGTCAGTGGTCgatatattcaatgtatttgaTAGTCAGTGGTCgatatattcaatgtatttgaTGGACATTTTCTGTGGTCGGtatattcaatgtatttgaTGAACATCGTCTGTGGTCgatatattcaatgtatttgaTGGACATTTTCAGTGGTCGATATAGTCAATGTATTTGATACTGTCTGTGTTCgatatattcaatatatttgATACTGTCAGTGGTCGATATATTCAAAGTATTTGATGGACATTGTCTGTGGTCgatatattcaatgtatttgaTGGACATTTTCAGTGGTCGATATAGTCAATGTATTTGATACTGTCTGTGTTCgatatattcaatgtatttgaTACTGTCAGTGGTCgatatattcaatgtatttgaTGGACATCGTCTGTGGTCGATATATTCAAAGTATTTGATGGACATTGTCTGTGGTCgatatattcaatgtatttgaTGGACATCGTCTGTGGTCgatatattcaatgtatttgaTGGACATCGTCTGTGGTCgatatattcaatgtatttgaTGGACATTGTCAGTTGTCgatatattcaatgtatttgaTGGACATTGTCAGTTGTCGATATAGTCAATGTATTTGATACTGTTAGTTGTCgatatattcaatgtatttgaTACTGTCAGTGGTCGATATATGcaatgtatttgacattgtcaGTGGTCgatatattcaatgtatttgatattgtcaGTGGTCgatatattcaatgtatttgacattgtcTGTGGTCGATGTATTCAATGTATTTTTTGAATCATTAACTTTTTGCATACACAGCTACTGTGCCATTTTTTCACTTCAGTCGAATACGTATTCATCAGTAATGGGTTATAATATCTTTACAAGTGTGAACACTCTGTggcaaaattatgaatattgtcATGATTAAAGCCAAAATCATTGATACTGTTATTCATTCGTAGGTTTTCACGATGTCGAACTTCAACATCAGCGGTTACGTTTGTCGTATTTATTGAACTAATATTTAACGATTCGTCATTTTCTCCGTATCTAATAGTATCGTTCCCAATATTGGTGAACGCTGTCATGATTGTTTCATCCTTAGTTCCATTTCCTTCTTCTCCATCTTTAATTTCTCTTTTTTCCTCATCATCGCTTTCATCTTGTACATATATGGATTTCCAACCTTTAGGTctatgcaaacaaaatgaaattcagAAATAAGCTGTTTGGATCAGAATTGAAATTTTACCAACACCTATTTATATGAAATTTTCTGATGACAAGGTTTTGTTGCTTTACGAGTTCTCAGTTTTAATGAGTCTGTAAGTAGGTCCCTAACATAACGAGTCTGTAAGTGGGGTCCCTATTGGAAAACATGCAAGTCCACCAATTATTCCGAAACAAGACGCTGTGATCTGAGttggaatgggggggggggggtattagcGCAATTACTTTATACCTACATTTCTTGAAGTATCATTCACGATGGCgaagttgtttttgttttaccaGTTCGCAGTTTCTAGGCCAAGTTGGCAGTTTCTACTACAAGTAGGCCACTATGAGGATAACTTTCAGAAGATCATAAAATTGTGTAATGTTTCACAACcaattacataatttttaattttatacaaAACACGTTGAAACTGTAGAACGAATTGAAAGAGGAATGGGCGGTATTACACCAATTATAATATATGCCACCACTGTAACGAATCACACATGATATAGGAAATCTTTGTATAACTATATATAGAATTATTAAACGCTGTGTCTCCATATGCGCATATCAAAGACAAAGTATAGCTACAGAAATGACTTCTCCTACCTCATGAACGATGCAAGGAGAGCTGGATCAATTTCTTTTGATTGATCTCTTTCCTTTTTGGAAAACCACCTGTGGATTTCACTTAGCAGAATGGCCACTAATATTGTTATCAGAAAGCTGAACGTGGAATACCACATGAAGGATAGCTTAAAGCAGATAGGTAGAGAGAAAATGATATATGAATATTGCCGGGCCTCAACGATGAATAAAAACGCAGacacatacacccccccccccccccgccacacacagacatacaccaTCTCTCATTCTCTGTGCCACAGGTTGCCATAGTTTTCAATTAATAGTTATTTGAAATCAATGATATTCAGTTATGTTACACACGGAGAACACATTCTTTGTTTACAGAGTTCGAAGCATCACTCCTCATACAGTATTTATGATTGAGCATCATTGTTTGAAAATCATAACTAGCTGCCGAGTGATTACATTTTAAGTGCAAACTTACCGAATAAATCCCCAGCACCTCATCAAGTCTGTCTGTGTAAATCACAGCACCAACAGCTACCCAACATCCCATACCAAAACCAGTCAGCACACCGCCAACAGTAGCCCTATATTAGAATAAACACCAATGGAAATTAATCGTCTACATCCGAGCTCATATTCAAAGCCAAATAACAGCGAAATTACTACGCaacatatgaatatttatgaaagtAATATAAAAAGGCTAATTATGGAGCTTCATCACGCCTTCCGTTAAAAGTTAGACGTTTCACTGATGATTGCATTCTATACAAAGAACTTTCTACTCAATCTGATACAGACACACTTCAAAATGACCTCAATACTCTTGTTCAATGGAAAAAACCTGGCAAATGTATTTCAATGCATTCAAATGTTTTAGTATGTGCTTTACCCATAAAAGGAACCTTTACCAAGacaaaataccaaatatatAACATAGTTTTACAGGAAGTAACCCATCATCCGTACTTAGGAGTAGAACTTAGTAGTGATCTGAAATGGTCTACTCATATCAATAACATCACCACTAAGGCTAATAAAATGCTCGATCTCCTGAAGAGAAACAGTTATCATTTTGATTCACAAAGCCATAGCCTACAAATCGTTGGTCAGACTGGACTATTGCTGATATTAGGGGCCCCCAtcataagggagccttcagtaattacgaggggtgggggtgggggaagggtcatgttttagaaacctgtccaagggggagggtcatatttcaGAAACCCATCCagggggtgggtcacattttacattgactCCTTTCATGAACTACCTGGATTGTACCATACAGTGAGAAGATAAAATTCTTCTAAAATGCACTCTGCACTATTTCAATCAAAGTCTACAATTCTGAGAGAAACAACACAAATCCCTTCAAACTAAGGCTCATATTTAGCTAGACTGCATGAAGTTACAAGTTACTATTTCCCACATGCCAAACAAGTCCTAATGACATCTTGCGTAGCTTGGCTGTTTGGgaatatgtcatgtgacagaggTGCAAGTTATGAAAGCATGCACGTGCCATCTATAAACGCAAACAGATAAAAATATCTCGAGCACTCAAGATAATAAGTCATGCGAAAGAGATAATAAGTCGTACTCTCGAGATAATATGTAGTGCTCTCGAGATAATGTCATGCACACGAGACAACAAGTCAAGCTCTCAAGATTATATGTCATGCTCTCGAGATAATGTCATCCGCACGAGATAAGTTGTGCTCTCCAGATAACGTCATGCTCTCAAGATATGTTGTTCGCACGAGATATTATGTCGTGCTCTCGAGATAATAAGTCATGCACATGCGATAATAAGTCATGCTCTCGAGATAAGATGTCATGCTCTCAAGATAAGATGTCATGCTCTCGAGATAAGTCATGCTCTCAAGATAATGTCGGGCACACGAGATAATGTCTTGCTCTCGAGATAATGTCGTGCGCACAAGATAAGGTCTTGCTCTCGAGATAATATGTCCTGCTCTCGAGATAATGTGTCGTGcacaaaacatatttttctcAAGGGGTTACCGAAAAAGATGATGAAGAACCTGAAAATCTAGCTGTAAAGTAGGTGCTGTGGCATATCATGAATTGAATTGCCTTTTTTATTTGGCGTATTTAAAGAAAGAATCTGTGACACCTTCAGGTCTACCATTTTGTCATAAGGAAATCAAAGAAAGcattattgaaatataaatttatctTTGACTATGTGAATAGGGATGCTATGCGGCATTGATGGCAAAATAGTATCAAGGCTACGTACAAAAATACTGAAGCTTGTATTAGGGTCAATGATTTGTTAACAGACTGGTTTCAAACTGATAGTGGAGTTCGTCAAGGTGACAATTTGTCACCGTCTTTATTTGCGCTTTTTATAAATGGCCTTGCAACTGAATTGAAAGTTTTACAGAAACGAGTAAAAATTGGTGGAACTAATGTATCTATACTCCTCTTTGCAGATGATATTGCTCTTATTTCAGATAATGAACAAGATATGCAGTCAATGCTTGATCATGTAAATGACTGGTGTTCACAAAGGAGACGAGCTGTCAATGATTTTAAGTCCAAAGTTATTCATTTTCGCAAAAATAACTGTCCTAGAAGTGAGTTTCAGTTTGATATAGGGCAAGATGTTCTGGTATTGTTTTGAATGAACATTTAGATTTTTCTGTTACGTCTGCAACTCTTGCTCAGTCAGCCAGTAGAGCCCTGGGAGCTGTTAATAGTaagtttaaaatattgaaaaacatGGGGGTTTTTACCTACACGAAACTTTACGACTCATGTGTGGCACCTATTCTTGACTATTGTTCTGGAGTATGGGGTTTTAGTAAACATGAAAAATGTGATATGGTGCAGAACAGGGCCCTTCGGTTTTATCTTGGGGTTCATAGATTTACACCAATACAACATGCTGTTACTAGGGATACTGCCTGGAATTCTTGCAGAATTCGCAGACATATTGCTATGGTCAGATATTGGAACCTTCTAATCCAATTGAACTAGAACAGACTAACTAAGATATTATTTCTTTGGGACTTTTCACTTAATTATTGTAATTGGTCTTCTGAAATGTGTAAACTTCTTGATGAGTTGAATttaaatgcatattttgatGTTCTTTTTCCTCTTGATTTATCCATAGTAGAACAACATTAACGTCAGCAGCATCAATTAGTTTGGGTCAGAAATATCAGCGAAAAACTTAAGCTTCGTACATATGTTATTTTCAAAGATAATTATATCACTGCACCATACGTTTCTATGAGTCTTTCAGGAAGTCGGCGATCTTTTATGGCAAAGTTTCGATCAGGGGTTTTACCACTACGTTTAGAAACTGGGAGATATAGAAACGAACCAGTGGGTGATAGACTTGTGGatgggggtcattgtgttttggattgtgatggaagaaaaaaatcctttttctacaatggcatatagccttgtctgaaatgaggtacatgtaaatatttgctcttatccctgtttcttacatgaattctttaatattacttataagTTCAAACATacctatacatatacatatacatatattacctagctaccacactagttataGAACATGGCGTGTAAATGCTTGGCTTTTTCgtaatcagtgcttcacttatattgcactttggggcaaaagtgaacttgggGTTTgttaatggcaattttcatagatagtttataaaagaagttaatctaaaatgttgtactcgtcactatgaacttgccAGAAgagattaatacactttctattttggacactacatgcatgttattgacactacaaatcaccatatCTCATCATCTATTCTACACTAGGTATGATCAACTAAAGTTCTCGAACATACTgatgactttattatacatgcaatattaatgcccctataccaatgttacagggccATTTTTAtctgacatgggaaactcatttaaaacttacattaacGTTAGCTATTTGAAGCTTGGAagtattacctcaaaggctatgaataacctaaacactTCCTTCATAGAAGCacaaaactgcagatctggattccctcacccccagaggtcactcatgcattcaaccaacaatcaatcagatgcaccaacaacctttttactgtcataataatatcaaacttttcttaaatattttcactcaattctaatttgagatgatattgtcttttaaagatgtgaaatgtttgccaaggtagtctaaaattgccttaaactccaaatctcccataccaatgatactaccagtagatgtgctgacctttactacatgtatataatgatgccatttaactttttaagaacatattttaaCCCTATGTAacttataaagaatagtttctgatacttcatggtgctgtcttgtaaagcatggattgaggtATTGCTTGAaggggtctgaatagcctaaatattggctttaagagtaaaaatcctccatggcttctagagggagacccccctggacccccccccccccaaatgaGGTGGGCATAtaccagtctcaagctcttcccctcttactgtcaagatgctatcaaagtatatttcaaaagtatttcaaccccatgtagttgcttttcacatgttggtgctgtcttgtaaaacttggaaattattgtctgaaagggtctgaatagtctcaaaattgacttttcagagtacagaacctccagggcttctagggtgAGACCCCATAGGACCCAtctacatgaggtgtacacattccagtctcaagctcttcctcctacctcttactgtcaagatgctatcaaagtatatttcaaaaatatttcaaccctatgtagttgctttttacatgttggtgctgtcttgtaaaacttggaaattattgtctgaaagggtctgaatagtctcaaaattgtcTCAAaactccagggcttctagagggagaccccaaGGACCCCcgtaagagatgtacatattcccttctcaagctttccccctacctttcattgtcaagatgctattaaactcctttgaaatatatttaccctgtgtagtcaataattataattatgatagtgctaacctgggatcttataaaaTAGATGCTAGACAggcaagcagtccacactgagtcacgatcaaaaaatacctgtcgtgaatattatatatgggggagggggtatcatgttttagaattaagtgatagggggtcatcctgtttttggttttacagataggagggtcagtgagtttttgccggcccgatttaagaatccaccccaccccaccccacccctccccaggctggagaaactgaccggtccttTAGTCATGATCAGGTAGCGAATTCAATCTATTTTCTGTATCTATCACTTATATCACTTTTTTTCTCTCCTGTCTGATCTGTGTCAGTCTTCTCTTCTAGGTTATGGAGATCCGTTGCTATAGCAATATCGTGCAACATGTCCTGCCTTTCCACTGGTCCAGCATCTCGGTCGTCTTTGGCTTTCTTGAGGCACTGAACGAGGCCTGACTTGGCCCACTGCCTTTTTCACTTTTGCTATCTTTTCAACGATATCGGCCTGCTCCTTGTTCCAAATCAGCGCCATGAACATGCTCGGCAGTGCTGCCGAGTCCCTCTCTTTCCGTAGAGCTTTCAGCATAGGGGTGAACCTCTGGTATTGTGCGTGTCGTGCTTCTAGAGCTGCATCCACTACCAGCTGTAGTCTTGCTAACGCCTCTTCTGGTTGGAATATTGCCTCCTCTCTCTCCGTATACAGTTGTAACTCAACCAGAGCCCTTTGTAATCTCTCCCCTGCCTCCCGCTGCTGTATTGCCAACCGCATAGTAGTCAGGAGTTGTTGCTGTTGTACTACCTGTGAAAGATACGAGGCAAACTCCAGTTTATAGAGCACCATATTGTCAGGGAACAAGCTCAAATACAGGCTCATAAGTGAGCTGCCAGgctttatatttaaaaaaaatataaagcaTCTCTCCACGAGACACCAATGCACTATCCTTTCACGTGTCTCTCCCTGGGACACCCCTGCACTATCCTTTCACATGTCACTCCCTGGGACACCCATACACACTCCTTCTACGTCAGCGATTTTTTTACCTGCCGTTGCTACGTACGCTGCCTCATTATCATATCCTGCTATTCATTGCAGGGCTCCCATATGCAATATCCATATTGTTACACATGTCTCGTACTTGGACATCCACAGTATCGCACACTGACCAATCACTGACACGTTCCTTACAACCCGCTGATGTGGCCACCTGTTATCCTTCATGAATTTTTCCATCTGATGTAAAGTTGATGGGTGGAGCATTCATTCACTCAgcctattattttattttattttttttatttttttttttggggggggggtcacctttaACGTAATTACATTGCTTTCATTCTATATTTCTGTAAGCCCCACTTCGTTCATACAACTTCATAGCCTTCTGTGAGACTTCATATTAATTGCCTTAGATACTTAGATACTTAGTATTGTGAAATTATCATTTCACAGTCCCCACATGGTAGTGGACCCGATAGTAATTTTTACTCTTGCATCCACCTTCAAGGTGAATTTTGGAGAACAGGGTATGCAACTTTAAAATAACCCGTAAAACATTCTATATACTTACCAAGGTATTAGGTTGTGGCCCTCCCTAGGTGAGCTGACCCATCTGCATTCGCAGAACTTGGAGCTGGGGTACCACTTTGCGGCTCTATGCCCTCTGGTCTGGATACATCTTGTTGGCATGGTCTTGTTTGCCGTGGCTGGGTTGATTGTAGAGACATTGTGTACAGTGAGGAGCTGTTACCAAGTGTTTGTTTTCCCTCCGTCGTGTGATGTGACAGATGGGTGTTTGCGTTTACCAATTATATACCACTATCTTATGCATATTCATATGCACTCAGCCAATCACTATGCAGTGTAGATAGTACCTTGATGGTATTGCCACACACGCGACCCTTGACTGTGTACGCGACAACTGATATTGGTGCTtgtatacagatacagatacagatacagatacagatacagatacagatacagatacagagacCACACCGGTCTGACACCCACACCTGTCCCCTCCTTCAGTGGTGGCATTCAGCAGTGGGCAGCAACCTATGCCAGCTGACCAACAACAGGAACGTCAACAAAAGTCAACAACTCAGGTGAGCTTCTTTATGACAAAGTTTCTTGCATCGCTTTTCTATGTTGGAAAGTGGAAACTTTTCCTCTTTTCCTTCGGGCTGCCTTTCTCAACCGAGAAAATCAGCGTCGGTCGCATTTTCCACTCACTGACATCAACGTTCCTTTTCTGGTTTCATGACTTTTAATTTGTCCTCTCCGCCTCCACATTCCACAATAGAATTTTTTTCACTAACTTTAGTCCAAAAAATTGCTGGTTTTGTGTCGTGTTTTCTACTTTGTACATCCAAATTGTCAGTTTGTGACATGCATGAGTCATGCATGCATAATTCTACAAACATCATTTCTCTTCACACCTTGCCTTGCCACATCTCCAACATCTGTAAGCACCACACCCTCACCTGTCTAGCCACATaacaaaattttcattattttgttgctTTCTCCTTTGTTCCATTGCCCCTCTGCCTTAGTGGCAGGCGGTGCATTTTTCACATATGCTCGACAAGAGCGGGCAAAAATGGTATCCTTACAAATCGCTGTACATGTACTCAGTTGGTTGAAAGTTTACTAGCATACTAGAGGTATGTTTTGTATGAGTGCCAAAGCGAAGGGGCTTTAGGCTAGACAAAGCGCAGAGGCTTCCATGAAAAATTATTTGTTAGAGCGGAGAGGCTCAACAAAACAGCGGCCTAAGGAGAGGCGCTAGTGTCTGACACCGAAAACGTAGAGCGAGATCGAAGTCTCGTGACTATAGTACATGGGCCTaatcaaacaaatatatattatgtataattataagTATGCATGGTGGGTTATATCTCAACGTGTATATTTGCTTTTATATTACGTGTGTATATCCAGTGTACAAAGGAAGGGAAAAGATATAGTAAGAATAGTTTGCGATATAGAGTGATACGAGATCAACAAATATGTCCCAAGATATAGTGAGATTCCTCATTCACAAGGACAATGACACTCGCACAAGGGTACATGAAGTCACGTGCCCTATTCTTAGAAGTTCAACAAACATCAGTGCAATCTGCGAGAGCCAAAAATTCCTAATATCATGAACAATAAAAAATGAGGTCACAAAAGTAAAATCCTTCTACAAAGCTATGTAGAACCTAGGTATTTGCCAATACAACCCAATAACCTCCATTATGGTAGAAAGATAGATAAACAAATCTGGCTAAGGCTCACATCACACCAAAACAGTCTAAGACCATGTCACCAATAGAATCAGACTTCTATTAGTATtagaaaatatcatgaaaatacTTAGTAGGCTACTTATTTCGCCCAACAACACCCTGCGGCAAAGTAGAACAAAGTAGACCTTTGACATCACAAGCTATATACTCCCGTCACCCTGTGGAAGTAGAACTGAAACCTTTGGCATCACAAGCTTTACACTTCCGTTACCCTGTGGCAAAGTAGAACCGAAACCTTTGA is part of the Glandiceps talaboti chromosome 2, keGlaTala1.1, whole genome shotgun sequence genome and encodes:
- the LOC144453491 gene encoding uncharacterized protein LOC144453491; the encoded protein is MAELISIRSQLPSTYSHPSLPNGLPVEMKLRKRGERGGLRQRIRNREHIPYLPALIIGNVQSLNNKVDELSAQVKFLRDFRTSSVTCFTETWLNESISDSHVWIDGFKLIRGDRTKLSRKKKGGGVCVYVNGKWCHPNNVHVKVRSCTPNVETLTLSLRPYYLPREFTQVLLTTVYVPPSANANSAVDEISNIIHDLDTSPSSDPDAIHVINGDFNHSSLKTSNNSYYQHVSCSTRKDKTLDLCYTNIRDTHKSHQLALLGRSDHNLVHLISKYRPIVQREPVKTISIQHWTPDVIQDLRESLQCTNWDMFVNTITSVNELVETIGAYINFCIETVVPTKIVKIFPNNKQWITTKVKELINRKKGIFALKNKDQLREVQKEIKRVIKIEKEKYKRKVEEKFIGNDMRRVWASMKLMNGYTRKNSNLNSSVPKTSIDYVNDLNCFYNRFDCHDFSQELTDLKTICNNCANTDESVFITTEEEVRQLFLKVNPNKTVGPDLIPPRILKVCAHQLASIYSVIFNMYFKSMSVPSIWKRSCIVPVPKKSTLTCMNDLLLLSRQLL